One Helianthus annuus cultivar XRQ/B chromosome 12, HanXRQr2.0-SUNRISE, whole genome shotgun sequence genomic region harbors:
- the LOC110892354 gene encoding uncharacterized protein LOC110892354 codes for MVFTWRLRPQGEYYDPEDIYGDEPRLFSLKINHGGEFTDYPGREYVNGKVSYIDWVEFEKLSVDVLREMLKDIGYSVDDVFNYFVKDPNLCLDFGLRHFTDDDELDYVYDQLRKGCKLVDLYVEIGESRIKDSTAMSLALLDNVGEDNVVEGESESSEAVSKGESESSDKENSDEEDPDYTFDQEPDNPVFDYEVDMSQFKSCVDFDPDEVNETIKDARNENTEEELRQEDITCDHEDFSDKDDNCTLLDKVAKKVKKKRKITGNVSDLYLPFSIGQLIPDKKQLNDMVKTYGVKSRRQIYILKMIS; via the exons ATGGTGTTCACATGGCGACTTCGTCCTCAAGGTGAATACTACGATCCTGAAGATATATATG GGGATGAACCCAGACTATTTTCTCTAAAGATTAACCATGGAGGTGAGTTTACTGATTATCCAGGAAGGGAGTATGTCAACGGTAAGGTTAGTTACATTGACTGGGTTGAGTTTGAAAAGTTAAGTGTTGATGTTCTTCGTGAAATGCTGAAAGATATAGGTTACTCTGTAGATGATGTGTTCAATTATTTTGTTAAAGATCCTAATCTGTGTTTGGATTTTGGTCTTAGACACTTTACTGATGATGATGAGTTAGATTATGTGTATGACCAACTTAGAAAAGGATGCAAGTTAGTAGATTTGTATGTTGAAATAGGAGAATCTAGAATCAAGGATTCAACTGCAATGAGCTTGGCTTTACTAGATAATGTGGGTGAAGATAATGTGGTTGAGGGTGAGTCAGAAAGTAGCGAGGCAGTTTCTAAGGGTGAGTCAGAAAGTAGTGATAAAGAGAACAGTGATGAAGAAGATCCAGATTACACATTTGATCAGGAACCAGATAATCCAGTGTTTGATTATGAAGTAGATATGAGTCAGTTCAAGTCATGTGTTGACTTTGATCCTGATGAAGTCAATGAGACAATTAAGGATGCTAGAAATGAGAATACTGAAGAAGAACTTAGGCAGGAAGATATAACTTGTGATCATGAGGATTTTAGTGATAAAGATGATAACTGTACACTGCTGGACAAGGTTGCCAAGAAGGTAAAGAAGAAGAGAAAAATTACAGGTAATGTTAGTGACTTATACCTCCCATTTTCAATTGGTCAATTAATACCAGATAAAAAACAATTGAATGACATGGTTAAGACATATGGTGTTAAGAGTAGAAGGCagatttatatattaaaaatgatAAGTTGA
- the LOC110893954 gene encoding uncharacterized protein LOC110893954: MSRIANEIQPMIESNPDMPLPAIQDMLVKNHQVNVSIQKVFRAKRIATTRIIGDYREQYGILRSYCEALLRANPGSTIKIDCEPCANPCLPTRQFKRCYVCFASIMRGFKMCGREILGLDGCFMKGPFPGQILTAIGVDGNNGIYPVAYALVEAETFKSWEWFLELLKDDLGLEDSTNFTFISDRQKGLLLPPKHHKQVGRPQKKRKKSVGEAEVEAHFDSEEKMTRKGNTTKCSKCGNLGHNSRTCKGQGGENVENVVHAPSEDQVAGGENKTRKKCSKCGSLGHNSRTYKGQEGENVQESQTVSQGAPSESEA; encoded by the exons ATGTCTCGGATAGCTAATGAGATCCAACCCATGATCGAGTCAAACCCTGACATGCCTTTGCCAGCCATACAGGATATGCTTGTGAAGAACCATCAGGTGAATGTTTCAATCCAGAAAGTGTTTAGGGCTAAAAGAATTGCTACAACAAGGATCATTGGAGATTATAGAGAGCAGTATGGTATCCTAAGGTCTTATTGTGAAGCACTGTTGAGGGCAAATCCAGGTAGCACAATTAAAATAGATTGTGAACCCTGTGCTAACCCTTGTCTTCCTACTAGGCAATTCAAGAGATGTTATGTTTGTTTTGCTTCTATTATGAGAGGGTTCAAGATGTGTGGTAGAGAAATATTGGGACTAGATGGATGTTTTATGAAAGGTCCATTTCCTGGACAGATTCTTACTGCAATTGGTGTTGATGGCAACAACGGTATATATCCTGTAGCATATGCTTTAGTGGAGGCTGAAACTTTTAAATCTTGGGAATGGTTTTTGGAATTACTCAAAGATGATCTTGGCTTAGAAGACAGTACCAACTTCACATTTATCTCAGATAGGCAAAAG GGACTACTTCTGCCTCCCAAACACCATAAGCAGGTTGGGAGGCCacaaaagaagagaaagaaatcAGTTGGTGAGGCTGAAGTTGAAGCTCATTTTGATAGTGAGGAAAAAATGACCAGGAAGGGCAATACAACCAAGTGCAGCAAGTGTGGAAATTTGGGACACAACAGTAGGACATGCAAGGGGCAGGGTGGGGAGAATGTGGAGAATGTTGTACATGCACCAAGTGAGGATCAAGTTGCAGGTGGAGAAAACAAAACCAGGAAGAAGTGTAGCAAGTGTGGAAGCTTGGGTCACAACAGTAGGACATACAAGGGCCAGGAAGGGGAGAATGTTCAAGAATCTCAAACTGTATCACAAGGTGCACCAAGTGAGAGTGAAGCTTAG
- the LOC110893953 gene encoding leucine aminopeptidase 2, chloroplastic, whose protein sequence is MDHVVAKATLGLTHPAQIDHPKISFSTKETDLLEWKGDILAVGVTEKDMTKDENLKFENQILENLDSKLGGLLSEVSCEENFTGKVGRSTVIRVSGLWAKRVSLIGLGKCPTVPSSYHVLGESVASAAKASQANIVAVALASSEGLTPRSRLAIASAIAKGTLLGTYEDNRFKSKSKKPSLESVDFFGLGCGPVLEKKLKYTEDICSGVVLAKELVNAPANVLTPEVLAEEAAKIAAAYNDVFTAKILDAEQCKKLKMGSYLGVAAASTNPPKFIHLCYKPPNGFTKTKLALVGKGLTFDSGGYNIKTSQASMELMKKDMAGSAAVLGAAKALAQIKPPGVEVHFIVAACENMISGTGMRPGDIVTASNGKTIEVNNTDAEGRLTLADALVYACNQGVDKIVDLATLTAACVVALGPSIAGIFTPSDELSKEVVAAAEVAGEKLWRLPMEESYWDCMKSGVADMVNTGSRHGGSITAALFLKQFVDEKVEWLHIDMSGPVWNHKKKAATGFATPTLVEWVLSNSSS, encoded by the exons ATGGACCATGTTGTTGCTAAGGCCACTCTTGGCCTCACTCATCCTGCCCAAATTGATCACCCCAAG ATATCTTTTTCGACTAAAGAAACCGATTTGCTAGAATGGAAAGGAGATATACTCGCAGTGGGTGTCACTGAGAAAGACATGACGAAAGACGAAAACTTAAAATTCGAAAACCAAATTTTAGAAAATCTTGATTCTAAATTGGGTGGATTGTTGTCTGAAGTATCTTGTGAGGAAAATTTCACAGGAAAGGTGGGACGGTCAACTGTTATTAGAGTTTCGGGTCTTTGGGCCAAACGAGTCAGCTTGATCGGGCTTGGAAAGTGTCCCACAGTCCCGTCTAGTTATCATGTTCTTGGTGAGTCTGTTGCATCGGCTGCTAAGGCTTCACAAGCGAACATTGTTGCCGTTGCACTTGCTTCATCGGAAGGCTTGACTCCTAGATCAAGGCTGGCCATTGCCTCAGCAATAGCGAaag GCACGTTGTTGGGTACTTATGAAGATAACAGATTCAAATCCAAGTCTAAGAAGCCATCTCTCGAGTCTGTTGACTTTTTCGGTCTCGGATGTGGGCCCGTGCTCGAAAAAAAACTTAAGTACACAGAAGACATTTGCTCAGGGGTAGTATTGGCAAAAGAGCTTGTAAATGCACCTGCTAATGTGCTCACTCCTG AGGTGCTAGCAGAAGAGGCTGCAAAGATTGCTGCTGCGTATAATGATGTTTTTACAGCAAAGATTTTAGATGCAGAACAATGCAAAAAGTTGAAAATGGGTTCGTATCTTGGCGTTGCTGCCGCTTCTACAAATCCTCCTAAATTTATACATTTATGTTACAAACCTCCAAACGGGTTTACTAAAACCAAACTGGCTTTAGTTGGAAAGGGGTTGACTTTTGACAG CGGTGGCTACAACATTAAGACGAGCCAGGCTTCTATGGAGTTGATGAAAAAAGACATGGCTGGTTCAGCAGCGGTGTTAGGTGCCGCGAAAGCACTAGCTCAAATTAAACCGCCTGGAGTAGAG GTTCATTTTATAGTGGCAGCTTGCGAGAATATGATAAGTGGGACCGGTATGAGGCCCGGTGACATTGTAACGGCCTCAAACGGAAAGACAATTGAG GTTAATAACACTGATGCTGAAGGCAGACTTACACTTGCTGATGCTTTGGTGTATGCCTGTAATCAAGGTGTCGACAAG ATAGTTGACTTGGCAACTTTGACTGCAGCATGTGTAGTTGCTCTTGGGCCCTCAATTGCAG GCATCTTCACACCTAGTGATGAGTTGTCTAAGGAGGTGGTTGCCGCTGCGGAAGTTGCCGGAGAAAAACTTTGGAGGTTGCCAATGGAAGAAAGTTATTGGGATTGTATGAAATCCGGGGTTGCGGATATGGTCAACACTGGCAGTCGTCACGGTGGTTCCATTACCGCAGCTCTTTTCTTGAAGCAG TTTGTTGATGAGAAAGTAGAATGGTTGCATATAGACATGTCTGGGCCTGTTTGGAATCACAAGAAAAAGGCTGCAACTGGATTTGCTACTCCCACTTTGGTAGAATGGGTTTTGTCCAACTCATCATCTTAA